One genomic window of Desulfitobacterium chlororespirans DSM 11544 includes the following:
- a CDS encoding iron-siderophore ABC transporter substrate-binding protein, with translation MKRIMGMIVSLALLAGLLAGCSTSATGSNINTPAAQAEKTPGAGGSGAEEAAWPRTIVDATGKEITLTEQPQRIAILHSLYLEYFLALGTPPIASAGASTGDAMKALGEWETLKPYVGTAEIIDLGSARDLNLEAILGANPDVIVTFKGQGNLDKIYEQLEQIAPVILVDFSAPWQEQILACAEIVNKKADAQKLIKEIEDSVQSAKEKLSQHQDKTIAIFRTDGGKAFVTRGDKDYYDTFGIAKPEGYPDDYETLSLEAVAEMNPDYIIFQDFITTSQAFVKTLEASSVWQAMEAVKKGQVVYFDDSLNTFGPLATKLTAEKLIQIISN, from the coding sequence ATGAAAAGAATAATGGGGATGATCGTCTCACTGGCACTTTTAGCAGGACTATTGGCGGGTTGCAGCACTAGCGCAACGGGAAGCAATATCAATACCCCGGCTGCTCAAGCCGAGAAGACACCAGGGGCCGGTGGTAGTGGAGCGGAAGAGGCTGCATGGCCAAGGACCATTGTGGACGCAACAGGGAAAGAAATTACTTTAACTGAACAACCACAAAGAATTGCCATTCTTCATTCCCTTTATTTGGAGTATTTCCTGGCCTTAGGAACGCCGCCCATCGCCTCTGCCGGTGCATCTACGGGAGATGCCATGAAAGCCTTGGGAGAATGGGAAACTCTAAAGCCTTATGTGGGAACCGCGGAAATTATTGACTTAGGCAGTGCCCGGGATCTGAATTTAGAAGCTATCTTAGGAGCCAATCCGGATGTTATTGTGACTTTTAAAGGACAGGGTAATCTAGACAAGATTTATGAACAGCTGGAGCAGATAGCTCCAGTCATCTTAGTGGATTTCAGTGCTCCTTGGCAAGAACAAATCCTGGCCTGCGCAGAAATTGTGAATAAAAAAGCCGATGCTCAAAAACTTATTAAGGAAATCGAGGACAGCGTTCAGTCAGCAAAAGAAAAGTTGAGTCAGCATCAGGATAAGACCATTGCCATATTCCGGACCGATGGTGGCAAAGCCTTTGTTACCCGGGGTGACAAAGATTACTATGATACTTTTGGTATTGCCAAACCGGAAGGCTATCCTGATGACTATGAGACCTTATCCTTAGAGGCTGTAGCGGAGATGAATCCCGACTATATTATTTTTCAGGATTTTATCACAACCTCCCAAGCTTTTGTCAAGACACTGGAAGCTTCCTCTGTTTGGCAAGCTATGGAGGCAGTTAAGAAAGGACAAGTTGTTTACTTTGATGATTCCTTGAACACCTTTGGGCCTCTGGCGACAAAACTTACGGCAGAAAAACTAATACAGATTATCTCCAATTAA
- a CDS encoding helix-turn-helix domain-containing protein, with the protein MEFELNELVEQFTNISIRVEGVYNYKIEPGTAGWQKAAPFPGFIFPVGGKAQYRFDGTPYTASIGKVVHGGAGMSLDKQVLGDTKWEYISVLYDIRTPETKGICLPEVHFELTPGKSPRLQELLGRLCGTFNQPGSIPAFQTENLFRCVLEEVFVCARNQTNHGAQALFEQVSSYIQDHFMDSLTVRGLAEQNEVTENRLFYVFSKYAGMGPGDYLIACRLNRAKELLTTIGAPVSEVAKSVGYSDPLYFSRSFRKRFKMSPSEFREKFRNNP; encoded by the coding sequence ATGGAATTTGAACTTAATGAGCTTGTGGAGCAATTTACTAATATCTCCATACGAGTGGAAGGAGTCTATAATTATAAGATCGAGCCGGGGACAGCCGGATGGCAAAAAGCAGCCCCTTTTCCAGGGTTTATTTTCCCGGTGGGTGGGAAAGCCCAATATCGATTTGACGGTACACCCTATACGGCAAGTATCGGCAAGGTGGTTCATGGTGGAGCCGGTATGAGCCTGGATAAGCAGGTCCTGGGAGATACGAAGTGGGAGTACATCTCCGTGCTATATGATATTCGTACTCCAGAAACGAAAGGAATTTGCCTTCCGGAGGTTCACTTTGAGCTTACACCGGGAAAGAGCCCCCGCTTGCAAGAGTTATTAGGGCGCCTATGCGGAACTTTTAATCAGCCTGGCTCAATACCCGCTTTTCAGACGGAAAATCTGTTTCGCTGTGTACTGGAGGAGGTTTTTGTGTGCGCTCGCAACCAAACCAATCATGGTGCTCAGGCTTTGTTCGAACAGGTATCCTCTTACATCCAGGATCACTTTATGGATTCGCTGACGGTGCGTGGTTTGGCAGAACAGAATGAGGTCACAGAGAACCGTTTATTCTATGTTTTTAGTAAGTATGCGGGGATGGGTCCCGGGGATTATCTGATAGCTTGTCGCCTGAATCGTGCTAAGGAATTATTAACGACCATTGGTGCACCTGTATCGGAAGTTGCTAAAAGCGTCGGATATTCCGATCCGCTCTATTTCAGCCGGAGCTTCAGAAAGCGTTTTAAAATGTCCCCCAGCGAATTCCGAGAGAAATTCAGGAATAATCCATAA